ACAATGAACATTTTCAAAAACCATGTAGGGCAGATACAGATTTGCTTTTAGTACGCTAAACACGTATAATTTTCATCAAAGTCATCTCTACAAATAAATTTGCTATATAGATATGGCAAGTCTTGCGTTTAACGATTAAGATTTCGTAAGCAAATTTCTTTTAAGACTGGTAACAGTTGTATACTATTTTTTTTAGCACGAGATATAATTACTTCATAGTGGGCCATAAAAGTTCTTTTGGAATGTACCCTCGTAGTGCAAATGTTTTTAAACGAATTTCCTTTATACCGTGGTATGCAAGATATTGTCGTAGGAAGAAGTAAGAAAGACCTTGAGAAATGGGGCTTGAAAGGTGCTATTCTTATTGGGAAGCATTATATTCGAATGGGTCAGACCCAATCGCTTTCTAATAATGTGTATATGGATGTTGCAGGCGCTCATGTTGTTTTTATTTGCGGCAAACGTGGTGGCGGAAAATCGTATACGATGGGCGCTATTGCCGAAGGGTTTCACTTACTTGAAGATGCAATCAAACAAAATCTTTCAGTAATTTTGCTCGATACCATGGGTGTGTATTGGACGATGAAATATCCTAATTTACAAGATAAAGAACTCTTGGATGAATGGGGTCTAAAACCCGAGAGTATTCCTGTAAAAATTTTTACTCCTGAAAAATATTATCATACTTACAAAAAAGAAGGTATTCCAACTGATGTGCCTTTCACCCTTACGCCAAGCGCTATTGATCCTGATGATTGGTGCACGGCATTTAAAACCGATAAATATAGTAGTGAAGGAATTCTTATTAACAAAACAATTCTTGATCTTAAAAAACACTCGGAGACATTTCTCATTGCCGATGTTATTAAGCAATTACGAGACGATACTGAAGTAAATAAGGCAACAAAAGATGCAGTTGTTGCAATGTTTCGTATGGCTGATTCTTGGGGCGTGTTTTCCGATCACGGAACAAAGCTTGCTGATATTGCTAAGGGTGGCCAAATAACTATTCTTGATGTATCTTGTTATGCGACTATGCCTGGTGGTTGGGATGTAAAAGCTTTAATGGTGGGGCTCATTGCAAAACGATTATTTGTTGACCGTATGGTTGCTCGAAAAGACGAAGAGCACGATAGTGTACAAACCGCAACGAATTTTTTTTCAATAGATGCAAAAGAAAAACAAGACATGCCGCTTGTTTGGCTTGTTATTGATGAAGCGCACGAGTTTTTACCGCGAGACGGAACGGTTGCGTCAACCGATGCGCTTGTGACAGTTATGCGTGAAGGTCGTCAACCCGGTCTTTCATTAATTCTTGCAACGCAGCAACCAGGTAAAATTCATACTGATGTGATGACGCAATCAGACATCGTTCTTGCACACCGTATCACAGCAAAAATTGATGTTGACGCGCTGGGTATGCTTATGCAATCATATATGCGTGAAGGTCTTGTTGAGCAACTTGATCATCTTCCTCGCGTGAAAGGCGCAGGAATCTTATTCGATGACAGCAATGAAAAAATGTATCCTATTCGTATTCGTCCACGATTTACGTGGCATGGCGGGGGCAGCCCATCTGCAATTAAAGAAGAAAAAGACGCCGAGGAATTTTTATGAAGTATGTGGTTACTGCCTTTCTTTTGCATGAAGATAAAATTTTCTTAATTAAACATAGATAAAAACAACTTTGGATTCCTGTCGGCAGACACGTCGAGGAACAAGAAACCTTTGATAAAGCTTTAAGAAGAGAACTAAAAGAGGAAACTAACTTATCTGCAAAGATTATTTCTTATTATCCTCCAACCATTTTATCTTCTTCCTTAAACAATCCCTTTTTTATTTTTGCAGACAATGATGAAACTATTTTAGAATATATTGGATTCATTGAAGATTTTTCCGTATTAAAAATAGAAGAAAATGAAATTGATGATGTACGTTGTTTTTCAAAAGAAGAATTAGCATCAGAACCTTTTTTAGAACATATAAAAGAAAAAGCGTTATTTGCATTAGATTGTTTAACTAAATAACTCCTTTGCAACGTTAAGGGCATTCTCGCGATTTTTTGGAAATGCTGCTAGAACGATTTTGAAATGATAGCAAGTACCGCCGTCTGTTAATACTGCTTCATCTGTTTCTTCAAGTTTTGTTTTATCCAGTCGGATGTATAAATTACCTTCATTATCAACGCGATTTTCCTGAGATGCAATGGTTGCGCATTGCGCATCACCTAATACTGCTTTAAGTTCTTTAAGAATATAATTTATATGTCGTTGTTTGGTCAGTGTCACGCTAAATAATTTCATATCTCGTCCTTCAAGGACCTTTGCTTTGGTAATTTCTAGTTGAATGTTTTCTTCTTCAAACTGTTCAGGTAGGAATGCAATAAGGGTTTCTGCTGTTTTTTCTTCATCCTCCTCTTCGTAGGAATACACACTAATGGTTACCGAATGTGCTTGTTTCATCATAAAAATTCACTTCAGAGCCTGGT
The window above is part of the Candidatus Woesearchaeota archaeon genome. Proteins encoded here:
- a CDS encoding DUF87 domain-containing protein, yielding MQDIVVGRSKKDLEKWGLKGAILIGKHYIRMGQTQSLSNNVYMDVAGAHVVFICGKRGGGKSYTMGAIAEGFHLLEDAIKQNLSVILLDTMGVYWTMKYPNLQDKELLDEWGLKPESIPVKIFTPEKYYHTYKKEGIPTDVPFTLTPSAIDPDDWCTAFKTDKYSSEGILINKTILDLKKHSETFLIADVIKQLRDDTEVNKATKDAVVAMFRMADSWGVFSDHGTKLADIAKGGQITILDVSCYATMPGGWDVKALMVGLIAKRLFVDRMVARKDEEHDSVQTATNFFSIDAKEKQDMPLVWLVIDEAHEFLPRDGTVASTDALVTVMREGRQPGLSLILATQQPGKIHTDVMTQSDIVLAHRITAKIDVDALGMLMQSYMREGLVEQLDHLPRVKGAGILFDDSNEKMYPIRIRPRFTWHGGGSPSAIKEEKDAEEFL
- a CDS encoding NUDIX hydrolase; amino-acid sequence: MPVGRHVEEQETFDKALRRELKEETNLSAKIISYYPPTILSSSLNNPFFIFADNDETILEYIGFIEDFSVLKIEENEIDDVRCFSKEELASEPFLEHIKEKALFALDCLTK